One Salmo salar chromosome ssa01, Ssal_v3.1, whole genome shotgun sequence DNA window includes the following coding sequences:
- the plek2 gene encoding pleckstrin-2 produces the protein MEEEQQNPILKEGFLVKRGHVVHNWKARWFVLKPDKLLYYKYDGGKRDSCQRGRIMLTDCKISCPFLEYDNRPLVFKLQTKSSAEYFLEACSREERDQWAADIGAAVEKLRPADSPTPSQSKTTGHQSLQLHNVSLNQVVDSMYDVHSGIKLTSHNEQGNSYSNCFSGSAVVDWLVFNQLALTRVEAVTLSSAVLEEGFLRPVGLRSVEAQRSHGLSEQFLDDSTALYSFSENFKKRGSVKAETSLSAMELSGKVLKRGYLLKQGHKRKNWKVRLFVLRSEPGYLHYYDPSKDDISPVGGFSLRGCLVSALDDNGVPSGVKGKVQGNLLKIITQFDTHYYIQAPSRQEKMDWIEAIRGQS, from the exons ATGGAAGAAGAGCAGCAGAACCCGATCCTGAAAGAGGGATTCCTTGTGAAACGG GGTCATGTAGTTCACAACTGGAAGGCTCGCTGGTTTGTACTCAAGCCAGACAAGTTGCTCTACTATAAAtatgatggagggaagagagactcCTGTCAACGCGGGAGGATCATGTTGACCGATTGTAAAATCTCTTGTCCGTTTCTGGAGTATGACAACCGCCCG CTGGTGTTCAAACTGCAAACCAAGAGTTCTGCCGAGTACTTCCTGGAGGCGTGTTCTCGGGAGGAGCGTGACCAATGGGCAGCGGATATCGGTGCAGCGGTGGAGAAGCTCCGCCCGGCTGACTCTCCTACCCCCAGCCAGTCTAAAACCACTGGACACCAGTCACTACAACTACACAACGTCAGCCTGAA CCAGGTGGTGGACTCCATGTATGACGTCCACAGTGGCATCAAGCTGACCAGCCACAACGAGCAGGGAAACTCCTACAGCAACTGCTTCTCAG gTTCTGCGGTGGTGGACTGGCTGGTGTTCAATCAGCTGGCTCTGACCCGTGTAGAGGCTGTGACTCTGTCCTCGGCCGTCCTAGAGGAAGGTTTCCTACGCCCCGTAGGTCTGAGGAGCGTTGAGGCTCAACGCAGCCATGGGCTCAGTGAGCAGTTCCTGGATGACTCCACtgctctctacagcttt TCAGAGAACTTTAAGAAAAGAGGGAGTGTGAAGGCTGAGACTTCCCTATCAGCCATGGAACTAAGTGGGAAAGTCCTGAAAAGAGGCTATCTACTGAAACAG GGACACAAAAGAAAGAACTGGAAGGTTCGACTGTTTGTGCTGCGATCAGAGCCAGGTTACCTTCACTACTATGACCCCAGTAAG GACGACATCAGTCCCGTGGGCGGGTTCTCTCTCCGAGGCTGTCTGGTCTCTGCTCTGGACGACAACGGTGTTCCTTCAG gtgTGAAGGGTAAAGTCCAAGGTAACCTGTTGAAGATCATCACACAGTTtgatactcactactacatccaggCTCCCAGCAGACAGGAGAAGATGGACTGGATAGAAGCTATCAGAGGACAGAGTTAA